Genomic window (Cololabis saira isolate AMF1-May2022 chromosome 10, fColSai1.1, whole genome shotgun sequence):
AGATTGGTAAAAGGAGTCAGACTAAGCCTCAAGTTCCCCCAGCTCTACCTGCCAGGCCAGAAGGGGAAGTTGTTCAACTTCAAGAATTTCTTCATCGGCATTCACACATGCCTCTCTGAAAATCAGAGTCATAACCAGTCATGTTACTGAAAAGAATTTGGAAAAAAGAACATTGGTGTTGTTGTTCTGGTGACCAGCAGATGGAAATGCCGGGCTCCACGTGTGAGCTGTTTATGACATTCAGACTATATTTAAATGTGGGTCAGACAGCAGCAGAATCAAACATGTGCCACTATCAGGTTTCTCCTCTAAAGTTCAgcatgagggggcggggcttgatgATGTCCAACATGAGTCGGCAGCAGCAGCCAACGATCAATACCCACCTCCTCCCTGAAACAGACACATCTATTGTAGTTTCCATTTGAATATGTTCTGTTTCCTCCTGGTCTGAAGGTATTCAGGCCGTACCGCCCCATCCCTTCAGTGTTCTCTAGGTATTACTACACTTCTCACTCAAATGCTTTGACCACAAAAAAAAGGTGGTGTCCTTAGTGTCCCCAGCTAAAGATATGTCCATCTGTCCATGAGTCAGCCCATCTGTCTGTGTCTGTCAGTGCATCCATCTGTCAGTTAGAAAACCCTTTGGTCCCATCTATTTATTAGTAAACATATCTGTCCATCAGTGAGCTCAtctgtctgtgtctgtctgtccatcTGCCCGTTAGTAAACCCGTCCAGGAGGTGAAGCAGGAGCAGCCCATGTGTGAGACCCATGAGGACGAGAAGCTCAACATCTACTGTCTGACTTGTTCCACCCCCACCTGTTCTCTCTGTAAGGTGTTCGGCGCTCACAAAGACTGTGAGGTGGCGCCCCTCAATGATGTCTTCAGCCGGCAGAAGGtcaacgcacgcacacacgcacgtacACCAGGGGTCTagaccagtggtcctcaaccttttttcagtgatgtaccccctgtgaaatattttttcagccaagtaccccctaaccagtgcaaagcacttttggttgtaaaaaaaaaaagacctaaaacagagcactgtgccatcagtaactgatttattaaatgtaaaaatattgctgctatgcttcaaccacgactccatcgttggtccaagtgattgacaggtgaagccaggtgattgacaggttaggtggaaccatcctggtgtgggggatactctgcggttttaggataataagttgaatagcctacccctgaagataaaattcattttatgaatattattatgaataaaatgtatattttcctcaattatttatgaaatatttatttttaaaggatttttgcatggatactactttttaaatatatgtatattttaaaatctcacgtaccccaggggtacgcgtacccccatttgagaaccactggtctaGAACATCTGCGTTTTTAGAATCACAACTGACCTAAAATAGCAAAAATGTTTTGCTATCGGAGCATTTGCTAATGGAggaaaatgttttgtgtttctcaaatagtaaaaagaaaaacagtggcaacataaatataaacacttgAATAATGTACAACATTGTTGTGCCagaaagggggtgctggttcagttattagaaaGTTATTAATAATAGTCTTatgatagttattaataattaataaagaagattacttatcaaaatacattttcaaaatgaatcaatcaaaacggggcaccacctgactttatCAGGAAAAATAATAGCTGAACagaaaaatcagtctcaaggtaactgttattccatacgtgccaacctgttgccaggggtggcgttacagaataacagtgaaggaagcaGCCCgaacacagacctttgcaaccagcagctgtgacaaatatgtataaaatatacacaaacaacttctctcattcaaatgaatcagaatgtatttacacaagtTAAAAGATAGTGAGACAACACTTATAAACTATTATAAATTctgatgcctaaactacacataaacaacaatttactaaacattaaacacaaacttcagattatatacgtgtgtgactgtgtgtgtgtgtgtgtgtgtcacgatTGCTGTTTATTCACGTGAAAAGAAAAATGGCTGAAAAAGTCACGTGGTCCCACGTGATTCAAAATGGCGGACAAAATTTAGTCTCATCCAGTgaaaaacaaacatggaggcTTTATGGCCAAaataagagtgtgtgtgtggatatgtaggagaggatgagaggaatagagaataaagtaaaacccaagacactagaataacttctcACTACCAGAAAACCTGATGAAGAGCGGCTCTCTCTCTCCCGCTCTCCTTGTCTccgtgtggatgaggggatgcagcatgggcacagcacctgggcctccttcagctccaggtcgatCTGAAGGCATTCAAGTCATCGGGGCATAGAAGGGTCCCTCGTTCGGCTCATCTGAGGCTCAGAACGTTTGCGGGACACTCATTTCAACATTGCAGACTCTGGTTGCAATTTCAAAGTAACTAGACGCTTCTTCAGCCCCGATAATGGAGAAGGccggcccatagctagtagctcttcatgctaaaataggagcagtggccttcttcatagctcacagagaactccatgggaccGTGGAGAGGTCCGAGGTAGAAGAGATCTTGGGagaaagagaggaggaaagaggGAGCCTGCTCTTTATAGCTGCCATAAATCGAAGACGGCCTGGCTTGCGTTTTGGAGTCTATGACCAATGAGGGTGCTACTTCCTATCCTACCTAAATGGCGTAAATGCAAAGCCTGCTAgggctttgagtcattatggaggttccttttTTTCGAACCATGCGGTCAGCTGTAAGAAATTAAGGCTGGCCTCAGAACTAGGCCTCAGAATTGAAATCAAGTCTTTCCGTGTTcacaggactgtggcccaacaacatatactgtatacatacatacatacattgttATAATTTACACCATTGCACATTTGGAAATTTTTATGATATTATTGAACATGAATATTGTTATTTCCCATAAGTGGGTTAAACTGTTTAAGTCTTAGCAAGTGTGTGGTCTGGGAGCTCTGCTGATTGTGAAGTCAGCTGCAGGAAGAAAGGACCGTCAATAGCGTACCTAATTATAtttataactataactataatcCTGGTTATGCATGCGTTatcatgtgtatatgtgtgttataatgtgttatgtgtgtgttatctTGTGTATGCGTGCAGACGGAGCTGACGGACTGCATTTCCATGCTGGTGGGGAACAATGAGAGGATTCAGGCCATCATGAATCAGCTGGATGAAACCTGCAGAACCATTGATGTGAGTGTGTTAGTCGGTGTGTTACATGTAGACCTGTGGGAATTTTGACACACCGCATGGAGGAAAGAAACGTAATAATTATTATCAcaatcattcttttttttatgacatCATAAGACACAGACTAAAGAAAACATTGGGCCACTCCCACAAATCTGATTTTCAAGTAGCCTTGAAACAGATTATTAACATTTTATCAGCAAAACTGTAGATGAGTTGTAGCTACAAAGTTTCAACCATCCGGACTTTACAAAACTCCTGAAGCAACTGAAACAAAAGTCTGATATTTGAAAATATTAGAAATTTAAAATACATGGGCCGCTCGGtagcgcagtgggttaagcagcgggccatatactgaggctacagtcctcctcctgcagcggtcgcgggttcgaatccagcccgcgcacctttgctgcgtgtcttccccgttctctctctacccctttccagtctgcatctccaataaagggccactagagcccaaaaaaacctttaaaaaaagaaatttaaaatacatttagtcAGTTAttggtctggtttctggttgGAACCTAGAAACAAAGTTTGGTTGTTGTACAATGATCAGAGTTAAGCAGGAACCCATTCgtacaaaaataaaagggtTGTAGCAGGTTTGCTGCCTGGAGCTCCAATGGCAGAGAACAAGGCAGCTAATGGATGTATAGAGAGAAAAGCCACAGTGCAGGTCCAGAACCCCGAACACCAGGACCAACTCTGGTGCACGAGCTCTTTGTTCACATGTACAAACCAGAATCTATCAGAAGCTGTAGAGGTTGGAATCCTGTTCCTCTGTAGGGAGGAGATCACATGTACCCGGAGGTTCAATCAAGACCCTGTGACTTTCCACCTGGTTCACACGTGAGTGTGTTTGCAGGAAAACGGCCGTAGGCAGAAATCAAAGGTGTGTGAGACATTCGATCGCTTGTTCGCGCTGCTGGAGGAGAAGAAAGGTGAGATGACGGTGAAGATCAATGCTGAGCAGGTGGAGAAGCTCGACTACATCCGAGGTCTGAGGAATAAGTACAGCGAGCACCTGGAAGGCGCCGCCAAGCTGCTGGAAACGGCCTTCCAGATCATGGAGGAGCCGGAGATGGCCGTGTACCTCCAGGTGAAGGCAACACCACCATGGCATGTACAAATGTTCTTAGATCTTTGAACACATAAATATTACTGTCATTGTCTGAGAGTAAAATTGAGGAACCATCTTTAGTTTTAAGCCACTTTGATTTTTCAGTCAGAACTTTTCCACTTACTACCCTCCCATTCATACATTTCTGAGTAACAGGCAGACAGATGAAGGAGGTGAGAAGATAGGAGACAAGAAGACACATGTATGAAAGTTAAAAGTGTCAGCAGAGATGTTGGTgctcatgttgtttataaagttTCTCTTTGAATTTCTTCCACAGACGGCAAAACCTCTGCTGCAGAAGTGAGTCTTTCTGTCTCTTCTGTTTGTCATTCTTTGTTGTGACTGGTTGTCGTTCGCTGACCTTGGCGCTGTGTTTCCTGCTCAGACTCTTGGAGGGCACCAACCATTCCCACCTGGATACAGTCCAAAGAGGCTATGAGAAGATGGACCACTTCACAGCTAACTTTGAGCAGCAGAGAAAAGCGCTGGCAGAGGTCGACTTCATCAAACGTAAACCAAACAAACCACAAATCAGAAAGTTTGATCACGTTTAACTCTTTGCACTgtgcaattatttttttaataaaagatCAGCCAAAAAGTAAAACTATTAATGAGGAGGAATTCTGGTCTAATCTTCTTTCCGatgttgcttcagttcattgaggtttttAGATGTTTACTTCTATACAGCTCTCTGATGGTCCCAGCATTTCactcaggttcaggtctggactttgaccaggcCATTCCAGAACCTTGATTGAGTTTTTTTCATCATTCTGATGTAGATTTGCTCCATCTCTCCACCCTTGTGCTTGACAGTGGGTATGAGGTGTTAGTGCTGAAATGTTTGGTTTtctccaaacatggttctggacattaAGACCAAACAACTCCACTTTGCTCCCATCTTGTTCCAGACGTCTGCTGGTTTGTTCAGGTGTTTTGTTCATATCTTTCGGTTTTCTCTGACTCTAAAAACTTTTCTTCCTGTCAACATGATAACAGAATATGGCTGTTTCAATCATCAGGCTGATAAATGCCAAAATGATGGCTTTTCATCTCTTTAGTTCAGTCTCATCACAGATATTTTCTATGTATAAACAAAAGGCTTTTTATGGATACCTATAGTGATTTGTCTGGACCTAGATGGGTCGGGTGAACACACAGGGACTGAAGTTCCAGTGTCTCTACCTGActaaattatttaaagaaaagGCTGCCTAGGCCTGGACTGTCACCAATGATTTAAAGAACTAAATCAGAACAGTGGAGTCCTTCGATGATTTTAACTTTATAAGTGGGTGTTGGACATCTTGGTTTGGGGAGGAATAACTCTTATGGGGTGACAGGCACAAAGAGAGATTTCTGCCACGTTGAAAAGACTGATTGAAAGAACGGCTTTGGAAACAAACTGTACTCGTGAAACCATTGTTGAGTGGAACAACATGTTTGTGATGCTGCTGTCACCTGTGAGGGTTCAAACATGGCCTCAAGACACCCAACATCAAATCCCTGCAAATCCCAGGCACACTGTTAGGTCAAACTAATGGCCCAGTACCAGTAAGACTGTAGACTAGTACCAGAAAGACTGTAGACTAGTaccactaatggcgcttttacactagtacctactcagaccGACTCAACTCACCTTGCCTCGGTTTTACGGCTAGGCGGAATTCTTCGTGGAATTAGTTTTGCGATGCAGGTGGTAGCTGCAACAATACACCACACCAGTACAAAAGACAGAATATTTTCCAGAGGAAAAGACAGAGTAATAACAATGcagacaaaactggacaaggcaGACAACAGCACATATCAGACACGTATCAACAGGTTGTTGATGATGATGGGAGCCTTGACGGGAGTGTCTTTACAGAAGTCAATGACCAGCTGTACATTGCTGGGTCtatgacttgtgttcgatatcaagttaaaaaatgagagtgaaagaagcttcaagcggcgcaactttttttttgtttgtttgactcggcgctgctgaaaagtcagctgggagcaaAACTAGGAATTACCACAGAAAgtgataggggggggggggggggcagtactGAGTCACGAGTCACTAGTTCAACTCAACACCACAAAATGATGGGGGGGAAATTAGGAGACATCCTAAAACACTGAAAATTAAGTTTGTTTCACATGAGTGAATTTAAAGAAGTCTATGTTTATATATTGACTTTCATTCAGTCTGTTTTCTGCTGTTGTT
Coding sequences:
- the LOC133452960 gene encoding E3 ubiquitin-protein ligase TRIM63-like, which codes for MDSLEKQLICPICLEMFTKPVVILPCQHNLCRKCANDIFQASNPYLSTRSGSTVTSGGRFRCPSCRHEVVLDRHGVYGLQRNLLVENIIDMYKQGSSSKPVQEVKQEQPMCETHEDEKLNIYCLTCSTPTCSLCKVFGAHKDCEVAPLNDVFSRQKTELTDCISMLVGNNERIQAIMNQLDETCRTIDENGRRQKSKVCETFDRLFALLEEKKGEMTVKINAEQVEKLDYIRGLRNKYSEHLEGAAKLLETAFQIMEEPEMAVYLQTAKPLLQKLLEGTNHSHLDTVQRGYEKMDHFTANFEQQRKALAEVDFIKLDEDDDEDEEDVELRGLTGGSNTEPQQAAPVAAARPPANQPPPLSPVLSPTPQRTSEAPPTPTPLTKSPVPSPSSQTPNPLPLPTTSPAPQSDQQGDSDDKDGPKHVFSFSWLNQK